From the Lathyrus oleraceus cultivar Zhongwan6 chromosome 3, CAAS_Psat_ZW6_1.0, whole genome shotgun sequence genome, the window TTAGTATCTTGTCCTCTTTCAACTTACGTCAGAGGTATTTTTTATGTAACATAAATTTAAGTTCTGAAGTTAAATGCTTTAGTTTTTCTTTGCTGTTCAATTATTCACTATTCTTAACAATCTGTGATTTTTGATATTGATTAAATATTTCTCGATGTTTAACACTGTTCTTGCATGCTAGGTCTCAAACATGTGTTCAATATGCAGAGAAAGCTGCAATGCATAGACATTCTATGTGGTCATCTTTGGCCGTTGATATTCTCCTAGGAAACTTGGTTGGCTGGTCACTGTTATATCATGAAGAATCAATTTGCTTGTCGGGTTTGAACTTTATCCATTGGTTTGCCACTTTTTTGCGCTCCGGGTGTGTTTGGTTAATGGGAAACCCCGCGGGCTTCAAATTGAATGCTGAACTGGCAGGTGTACTTGGTTTACTTTCTTTGAATGCAATCCAAGTATGGTCAACACTCTGGATCTTTGTGTGTTTCATCTTCAAATATTTTATTCGAGGCCTTTCTATATTAGGAATTCTTTGTGGATTTACTATACCCGCTTCTTTGATCATAGACATGATTGTGTTGGGAACCTTACATGTTTCAACTCTTCATTGGTTTATTTCACTTATATATTCATCACAAATACAGGCACTAGCAGCTTTGTGGCGACTTTTTAGGTACTTCCTCCTTCTCATTTTTTGTGTCTCATTTAAGTAGTTCACAATTTATAAGAAAATGATTAGTTGTGTTGATTTCAGTAATAAAATGATTAGACGAATTGATACAATAAATAAGAGTATTTTAATGGAAAAAATTAATAAACATTATCTTGGTATTCTAAAGTGACAAATAATTTGAGACATAAATATTTCAAAAGAGACACTTATAATGAGATAGGGTGGGGGGAGTAACAAATATTGGTTCTCTTTGACATGATAGGCTGAAAGTAAGGCATTGATTTGAATGAGATCTGAACATCATAATTTGGCATTCCATAAATGGAACATTCTAGTATTATATTTATAGTTTGTTTTGTAAATTTTATAAGCTGTTAACCTATGGTTCTTTGACTGTTTGGTACTATTTGTTTTGGAACAATAACAAGGTGCAGAGCCATATTATACTCACCTAAATAAGAACAGTGACAGTGAGTTGAGACCTAGCACTATTTGTTTTGAACCAAATATTCGTTTTGAATATTTCCTGGTCTCTTATGTCATATTTGTCCTTTTGAATATGGTATATGTCTGAAAACATTGACAGTGAGTTGAGGGAGCAAGAAGCAATTATTGTTAGCTGTTAAGAACTCGTAAAAACGAATATAACTTACAATAGAAATGTGGATCATTATATCCTTCATATTTGCTGAACTACTTCATTTGTGATTCAGTATCCTTTTAAAGAATATTTGTTATAATGCACAAACATTTTGCATAATACTTGCTCTGCTTTCTCATATTTCTGAATCATAAGTAGCTGAATGTTTTGGCAGGGGTCGGAAGTGGAATCCTCTTCGCCAGAGGTTGGATAGCTTTGACTACACTGTGAAGCAACATATTGTTGGATCACTTCTATTTACACCACTTTTACTTCTGTTACCAACTACTTCCGTTTTCTACATATTCTTTAGTATTGTTGACACGACCATTAGTCTCATCTGCATACTTATTGAAATTGCTATTTCGGTAATTCATGCTACTCCTTATATCAAGATATTTCTTTGGTTGATGAGACCTGGAAGATTCCCTTGTGGAATATGGCTTGAAATTTTTGGTTGTCAGAGTAATCATACCGCTTCTACAAATCAGGATTTTACTGATGAAATAAACTCATCTAAGGAATCATTGCATCTAAAGGATTTCAATAGAGAAAAATCTAGTACATTGGTTTCAATTCTCCACAGCAATTATTTGAGCATAGGTGAGGTCTGAAACTATTACTTAAGGGTTCAGATTGATTCTTCTATTTGGTTTTTTCTTTTTGGTTGTCAAAATATGTCTATATGTTGGTAAAGTAATGAAATTTAACACATCATGTAGTGAATCCGTAAATATGCTACATCTCTGTAGATCTTCTCTATTAATGTCTCGGGCTTTTACTTTTACTTGAAGAATTTGAATGTCTAATATTTTTATGAATTATTCTTTTGATGATCCGTGTCATAGTAAATCAGgcagtttttttttttttggttttttgtGAAAATGAACATATTAGAGATAAAAGGAACATATATATAGGTATTTTCAAACATTTATTGAAAATGAATTTGAAGGCTTGATTGAAATATCAATTGTGATAACTGATATGGGAGCAGTATGAATTTGCATTATATGCTGCTGCTGTATGTTTGCATTGGAGAACATTACGTGCTTACTTCAATGGATTATATTTCAGGAGAAGTTATCTCGCCTCACTTCAGAAATGCATTTTTGGGAGTTTCTGGGTCATCCATCTCCACAGTAGCTTATGGAATTCTCATTGGGCAAAGGTAAGATATTGTAGTGACTAGTGCTAGTTTCTCTTGTAATTTTTGTGATTGTTTAGTCGTTTTCTTTAATTAACTCTTTTCCATTTCTTTTTTCAATTTTGCTTTTATTTCCTCATTGCCAGAATGCCATATATGCATGGAACTCTTCTTCCTTCACCAATGCCATGGATGTCCCTGCCCTACAAAGAGTATTGGCGCCTCTGTCATGATTCAGTTATTGCCTGCTTCAGATCATAGTGGCTTTAGATCGGATTTTTTTGGTTGTGTACAATCAGGCATTACTTCTGGGAGTTATTTCCACAGATTTCATCCAACTTGCCTTTTTCTCATGTTGATTGATGGATTTTACTCTTTTAGAGAAATAGTGGCTTTTACTTTTTTCAACGGGGTAATATTGAGAATTCTTCATCATAGGAGTGGCTTATTTTTTATCCAGGGGGTTTTGCCCCATACTGAGAATGATGTCTCCTCCATAAAAGTAGCATTTTTATTCTACTAGAAAAAAGTAgcatttttttttgtaaatgtATTAACGAACTCTCATGCTGCTTGAGCATATTAGTGATACTCTATTCATTGATTTTTTGATCGAGTCACTGTCCATTACTATTTGTTTCCATTACtatttgtttgttattattatgttggGATGGAAATTATAGCTTTCTTACTGCTACCGCATCTTCTTTTTGGTAAAAAACTGTTACTTCATCGTTTTTTTTGGGGGCCGAGTACTGTTAAATCATCTAGAATTGGAGTAAAATCTCTTAAACGAGGAGTATTTAAGAACCTACATTGCTATATGTTGTTTAAAACCTATAGAACTGCATCAAATCGTCTACCATATACATAATGAGCTCAACGACTATCCATAAACTTCGTAGCAGAAATAGTGCAGATCCAGAGTAAAATTAAAGCCAAAAGCTTGATGCATAGGGTGAAAGCTTGATGCACAGGGTGTGTTGATAGGAATGGGCCTGTTAGTAAGGAAGGAGACATATTGGCTAACAAAGGAAATGTTGAGCCCAAAGTGTGGCGTGTGTATGTTAGAAGAAGTAAAAAATGTTGAGCCCAAAGTGTGGCCTGTGTATGATAGAAGAAGTAAGAAATGTTGAGCCCAGAGTGTGGCGTGTGTATGATAGAAGAAGTAAGAAAGGTGTCTTATGGTTAGGCAGTGAGAGGTTAGTTCTCTATTGTGGAACTTTGTTATGGTTTGGTTTGTATGTTGTTTTCCTTTATCCCATGTGTCAATAAACACTTTTCATATATTCCTTGATTTCTATTCTACCAATTCACTGACCTATTGTTGTTGATGCTCCGAACCCGGAAGATGAATGATTGTGTTTATGTAGTGGAAGAACGTTTGGAAGGTGTGGAGGCCAGCATTGATGCATTATGCGAATTCATTAGTGTTGAGATTCAACGTGATGTCGTGAGTCTTCTCAATCTATGATGCTATTGTTGCATCACCAATGGATGAGTTCCGTTTGTTTACAAAGAAGGTTGAACTACCAACGTTTAACAACGAGTATCTGGTGGCTTGGATCACTAGCGCTGAGACGTATTTTGAGGTGCAACTCATTTTATAAGATGTTCACATTCAGTTGAAATTCACTAGTTTAACCTCTGGAGAGACTCAACGGAGGAGTTATCCTGGGAGAATTTGAGGGAGACAATGATGTCACGTCTTGGAGGAGGAAGACTAGAGAACCCGTTTGAAGAACTCAAGGAGTTAAAGCAAACCAGTTCAATGGAGGAGTACATTGCTGAATTCAAATTGTATTCATCATAATGTGGTTGTTTTCTAGAACAACAATTTCTGGATTACTCTGTGAGAGGATTGCACCATGATATATGATCTGGCGTACATACCTCCAAACCATGCAATTTGATACTTAGTGATCCAGTTGGCATGTGATGTGGAGCATAAGTTTGCCGAAGTTTTGGTTCAGGGAAACGAGTCACGTTTTAAATTGGTCCAATCTAATTGGAATCAAACATAGAAACAAAGTTGGGCTCCAAGGGAAGGAGATGGTAATGGATTGGTTAAGCCAACCCAATATGGGCGTGGGTTGCATATTGGGTCGGGTTCGATTGTTTTCAATGGTTCGACTCGCTCCCTTTTGTTGTCTAGTTCTCGCACGAATTTCGGCGACAATGACGGATGTAACCCTTGCAGTGTGCTCAATTTACCACTAGTAGAGGTGAATGAACGTCGTTCGAAAGAGCCATGTTTCCGATGCAACAAACAAATGGATCCTCTCCATTAGTGTGCATCGAAATTTATGGGTTATTATTTTGGGAGATGACGAAGCTATCAATGTAGAAGAAGAAAATATGGCATTGGAAGCAACATCTTATGATGAAATAAAGGTTGAGGAGTTAGAATGCAAAGGGCTCGACATGTTTGGAATCTCTTCCATTCTTTCTCAGGTTCGTATAATGAAATTGGAAAGGGGTTACATGGAGCGAACATTTTAGTGTTGACAGACATTGGTGCGACTCATAACTTCATCTCCCTTAAGGTTGTGGAAGCATTAGGACTAACATTGGTCCTCCCCTCATCTTCTCCTGAGGAAAATAGAGTCGGATACGACTCTTTCATCTGCTCCTCACGCTCCTAAGTCATACTTCCACCAGCTATTCCTCTCTACACTACCTTCATCAATGCAATCTCCTTATCATGCAACTGCTTCACTTCCCGATCCTCTATCCGCATGGGCGATGCCTCAACAGTaaggttatctctcacctgtatATTGTCTAGTTGGATCACATGAGACGAATCCggaatgtatctcctcaactgagacacatgaaacacatcatgaaaATTAGTAAGTGGCAGTGACA encodes:
- the LOC127126390 gene encoding phosphatidylinositol N-acetylglucosaminyltransferase subunit GPI1 isoform X2, coding for MTYMGACPQFFRIEGSTSVHRNNNCRSCSFLQLDGSLTKSTQSFIGKSNWVVLMFDSSEQNDVGIYRLPKLHHIHCNGLTLSEYDVHVIVYETPSYGAHHFSLCHFGSNEQAKGPIKNPKWVDGLHKKHKFTDLDTVILAINCTSAAKRIFDRHVVPRRSLGQLSLFPMFFVLIGHLFCKFLASFSTMFYIVLQFFQSHFSHESESWLYATSENVFKKTAWINIRIRCCQILYWPILLQENDLRSQTCVQYAEKAAMHRHSMWSSLAVDILLGNLVGWSLLYHEESICLSGLNFIHWFATFLRSGCVWLMGNPAGFKLNAELAGVLGLLSLNAIQVWSTLWIFVCFIFKYFIRGLSILGILCGFTIPASLIIDMIVLGTLHVSTLHWFISLIYSSQIQALAALWRLFRGRKWNPLRQRLDSFDYTVKQHIVGSLLFTPLLLLLPTTSVFYIFFSIVDTTISLICILIEIAISVIHATPYIKIFLWLMRPGRFPCGIWLEIFGCQSNHTASTNQDFTDEINSSKESLHLKDFNREKSSTLVSILHSNYLSIGEVISPHFRNAFLGVSGSSISTVAYGILIGQRMPYMHGTLLPSPMPWMSLPYKEYWRLCHDSVIACFRS
- the LOC127126390 gene encoding uncharacterized protein LOC127126390 isoform X1; translated protein: MISSLVYNEDHKMKMKKHCRLWWPRQLLSNQESSSSILLGWFVTCSPSSLDIVVAFTCREVLLSSSTPAIEGIIHDIHGSMPAILQDRSVFSVLGLCVSDSTSNSLTAEANADKKKFSDCGNAWAEGSTSVHRNNNCRSCSFLQLDGSLTKSTQSFIGKSNWVVLMFDSSEQNDVGIYRLPKLHHIHCNGLTLSEYDVHVIVYETPSYGAHHFSLCHFGSNEQAKGPIKNPKWVDGLHKKHKFTDLDTVILAINCTSAAKRIFDRHVVPRRSLGQLSLFPMFFVLIGHLFCKFLASFSTMFYIVLQFFQSHFSHESESWLYATSENVFKKTAWINIRIRCCQILYWPILLQENDLRSQTCVQYAEKAAMHRHSMWSSLAVDILLGNLVGWSLLYHEESICLSGLNFIHWFATFLRSGCVWLMGNPAGFKLNAELAGVLGLLSLNAIQVWSTLWIFVCFIFKYFIRGLSILGILCGFTIPASLIIDMIVLGTLHVSTLHWFISLIYSSQIQALAALWRLFRGRKWNPLRQRLDSFDYTVKQHIVGSLLFTPLLLLLPTTSVFYIFFSIVDTTISLICILIEIAISVIHATPYIKIFLWLMRPGRFPCGIWLEIFGCQSNHTASTNQDFTDEINSSKESLHLKDFNREKSSTLVSILHSNYLSIGEVISPHFRNAFLGVSGSSISTVAYGILIGQRMPYMHGTLLPSPMPWMSLPYKEYWRLCHDSVIACFRS